From the Halobacterium zhouii genome, the window ATCCGTGAACGAGCGAAGCGAGTGAGCGGATATGTTGGCGAGCGACCGCGACAGGGCCGGGGCTTTCTGGGAGGCCACAGAAGCGATTCAGTCCACGGCGGCCAGAACAGGCCTCGAATCAACCACGCAGACTCCACCTAGCGCCGACGCCTAGAAGTTCCCGGCGCCCGCCGTCCCTACTATGCAACTCTCTGAAATCGCGAGCGACTGGAACGAGCGCTTGCGCGTGGACGACTACGCGGACGCCGCGACGAACGGCCTGCAGGTGGGGTCGCGGGAGATGGACGTCGAGCGCGTGGCGTTCGCGGTGGACGCGGCCGTCGAGACCATCGAGAAAGCAGTCGAGTGGGACGCAGACCTACTGGTGACCCACCACGGCGTCGTGTGGGGCGGTCTGGATTCGGTGACGGGCCACGAGTACGACCGGGTCGCGCCGCTGATCCGGAACGACTGTGCGCTGTACGCCGCCCACCTGCCGCTGGACGGGCATCCAGAACTCGGGAACGCGGCGCGCCTCGCGGACGTCCTCGGCCTGGAGAACCGCGCGCCGTTCGCCGAGTCGGGACCCGAACACACCGGTGTGAAAGGGACCGCCTCGGAGAGTTACACCGCGGAGAGCCTCCGCGAGCGCCTCGAATCCGAGTTGGACACCGGCGGCCAACCAGTGCAGGTACTCGACTTCGGCCCCGAGGAACTCCGCGAAATCGCGGTGCTGACCGGCGGCGGCGCGGACTGGCTCCGGGAAGCCGAGGCCGCGGGCGCGGACGCCTTCGTCACCGGCGAGGGCAAGCAGAAGCTCTACCACGAGGCCCGCGAGGCCGGCGTCTCGGTGTTCCTCGCCGGCCACTACGCCACGGAGACGTTCGGTGTGCAGGCGCTCCAGGCGGAGGCCGAAGCGTGGGGCCTGGAGACGACGTTCGTCGACCACCCGACCGGACTCTGATTCCGCTGGCTAACCACCACGACGCACCGACGGCCGGGTTCCGCATCTGACGAATTCGACTTCGTCAGGGGTCGAGTGTAGTCTTCGGAGAAGGGACGAGTTATCAGCCTGGAGCGATTCGCTTCGAGCGACCCTTCACACCTTCCATACATGTCTGAATCACACGATCTCGTCATCGTCGGAGGCGGTATCAGCGGGGCGTCACTCCTCTACACCGCGGCGAAGTTCACCGACGTCGGCTCCATCGCGCTCGTGGAGAAGGAGTCCGAGGTGGCGGCTATCAACTCCCACCACACGAACAACTCCCAGACGCTCCACTTCGGGGACATCGAGACGAACTACACCCTCGAGAAGGCCGAGGAAGTAAAGGAGGGCGCAGAACTCCTCGCGGGCTACCTCGAGAACCACGACCCCGACCGGGAGATGCACAGCAAGCGCTCGAAGATGGTGCTCGCGGTCGGCGACGAGGAGACAGACCAACTCGAGGCGCGCTACCACGACGAGGGCTTCGGCGACCTGTTCCCGAAACTCGACGTGCTCGAGCGCGAGGCGATCGCGGACGTCGAACCGAAGGTCGTGGAGGGCCGCGACCCGGACACCGACCTCCGAGCGCTCCAGACGCCCGACGGCTACGTCGTGGACTACGGCCGGACCGCGAAGTCCTTCGTCGAGCAGGCCCGCGAAGAAGCGAACGTGGACGTCTACACGGACACCGAGGTCACGGACATCGCGGAGACCGACGACGGCTACGCTATCGACACGGACGGCGGGCGGTTCGACGCAGACGTCGCCGTCGTCGCCGCGGGTTCACACAGCCTCCAGATGGCGAAGGAACTCGGCTACGGCGAGGACCTCGTGTTGCTCCCGGTCGCGGGGAGTTTCTTCCTCGCGGAGGACTTCCTGAACGGGAAGGTGTACACGCTCCAGATGAAGAAACTCCCGTTCGCCGCGGTGCACGGCGACGCCGACGTGCACGACGACTCGATCACGCGATTCGGGCCGACCGCGAAACTCGTGCCCACCCTCGAGCGCGGCCGCCTCTCCACGGTCAGTGACTTCCTGGACGTGTTCGGCCTGAACGTCGCGTCGTTCCTGAGCTACGCGAACGTGCTCGCCGACCGCGTGCTCCTCCCGTACGTCCTCCGGAACCTCGTCTACGACGTGCCCGAGGTCGGGCGCCGGGCGTTCCTCCCGCACGTCCAGAAGGTCGTGCCGAGCGCCGACCTCGAGGACATCGAGCGCGCGACGGGCTACGGCGGCGTGCGCCCCCAGATCGTCGACACAAGCGAGAAGTCTCTCGACATGGGCGAGGCGAAACTCACGGGCGACGGCGTCATCTTCAACATCACGCCCTCCCCCGGTGCCTCGACGTGCCTGAAGAACGCGATGCGGGACGCCAACCAGGTCGTGGAGTTCCTCGGCGACGACTACGAGTTCGACGAGGCGGCGTTCCGCGAGGCGACCATCGAGCACTTCCCGCGCCGCCGCGACGACGACAGCGATGGGCGCGCCAGCGAGTCTGCCGACGACGGCGGCGAGCGCGACGACGCGGTTGCGACCCCGGACGCCGACGACTGACGAGCGGAGGGGGTGACCGACGACTCACTCCGTACTGCTTCTAGCCGACTGCCGCCTACTGCTGCCAGCCGACAGACGAGCGACGCAGGCGTTTTGGTGGCGCGGGCGCTATCAACGACCGGCCGATGACGACGCCACCGGGCCGACCCGGGGTGGCTCCCGGAAGTGACGAGCCCTATGAGTGCCGAGGTCCGCATCTCCGCTATCGGGGATGCGTTTTCTAACTGAACTGTGAACAGGTGAGTACGGTCGAGGTGTGAACAGGTGGGTACAGTCGAGAGTTGTTTATCTCGACCGGTGGAATCCGTCGTTTGGCCGACGAACCCCGGGAATTCTTGTGCATCAGCCATCCTCCTCTTGCGTTGTCCACGCAACTTCGAGGTCGATGAACGCGTCTGCACTCGTGTTCGTCACTGTCACGCCGCCAGCGAGTGTCGTCCCGTCGTCCACGCTCGGTGGTCCCGTCGTGGCTTGCCCGAGCGCAACATCCCGGGCCTCGAAGGAGACGGAGGTGCCGTCGGTCTGGAGGTTCCGCACGGTGTTCGTCGCGCCGTTCACCGCAACGTACGCCCACGCCGACTGGTTCCGAGCATCGGTGTCCGTGAACACGTTTCCGGAGGCACCGTCGACGATGATGCCAGCGGAGGGGACTGGCGGATTCCGCCCCGGCGGGAGCATGCCCTGGGTACCGGCCACACTGTTGTTCCGGAACGTGCTGTTCGTGGTGGTGAAGACGACGATGCCGGCGTAACCGTTCTGACTGAAGTTGTTGTCGACGACTGTCATGTTCTCGACGACGTTCCCGATCGGTTCGTCAACCACCCCGAAGCCCCGAAAGCCGTTCTCGGTCGCGGTGACGTTGCGAACCGTGCTCTCGGACGAGTTCGTCATCTCGACTCCGCTGAACCCGTTGGCTGTCGCCGTGACCCGGCGGACTGTGCTATCGACGGAGTCCACCACGTGGACTCCGTTGAACCCGTTGTCGTTCGCCGTAACGTTCTGCACCGTACTCTCGGGGGACCCGACTATCTGCACTCCGAACGCAACGTTCTCAGAGGCGGTGGCATTGACCACCGTCGAGCCGGTCGCACCAGCGAGGTCCACACCGACGCCAGTGGTGGAAACCGTAACGTCATGAATTGTCGTCCGTGAGGTGTTTCGAACGCTGATA encodes:
- a CDS encoding FAD-dependent oxidoreductase, which codes for MSESHDLVIVGGGISGASLLYTAAKFTDVGSIALVEKESEVAAINSHHTNNSQTLHFGDIETNYTLEKAEEVKEGAELLAGYLENHDPDREMHSKRSKMVLAVGDEETDQLEARYHDEGFGDLFPKLDVLEREAIADVEPKVVEGRDPDTDLRALQTPDGYVVDYGRTAKSFVEQAREEANVDVYTDTEVTDIAETDDGYAIDTDGGRFDADVAVVAAGSHSLQMAKELGYGEDLVLLPVAGSFFLAEDFLNGKVYTLQMKKLPFAAVHGDADVHDDSITRFGPTAKLVPTLERGRLSTVSDFLDVFGLNVASFLSYANVLADRVLLPYVLRNLVYDVPEVGRRAFLPHVQKVVPSADLEDIERATGYGGVRPQIVDTSEKSLDMGEAKLTGDGVIFNITPSPGASTCLKNAMRDANQVVEFLGDDYEFDEAAFREATIEHFPRRRDDDSDGRASESADDGGERDDAVATPDADD
- a CDS encoding right-handed parallel beta-helix repeat-containing protein, coding for MALTVLAAGAGVSIGGATTSADRGDVQQATTIDTCTTIDEPGTYRLTESIENGTADTCIEIRASDVHFDGGGHTIDGPVSRQKITDALQGPPPEAGVGIGVHPGDSTALSNVTVTNVAVTEWFRGISVRNTSRTTIHDVTVSTTGVGVDLAGATGSTVVNATASENVAFGVQIVGSPESTVQNVTANDNGFNGVHVVDSVDSTVRRVTATANGFSGVEMTNSSESTVRNVTATENGFRGFGVVDEPIGNVVENMTVVDNNFSQNGYAGIVVFTTTNSTFRNNSVAGTQGMLPPGRNPPVPSAGIIVDGASGNVFTDTDARNQSAWAYVAVNGATNTVRNLQTDGTSVSFEARDVALGQATTGPPSVDDGTTLAGGVTVTNTSADAFIDLEVAWTTQEEDG
- a CDS encoding Nif3-like dinuclear metal center hexameric protein, producing the protein MQLSEIASDWNERLRVDDYADAATNGLQVGSREMDVERVAFAVDAAVETIEKAVEWDADLLVTHHGVVWGGLDSVTGHEYDRVAPLIRNDCALYAAHLPLDGHPELGNAARLADVLGLENRAPFAESGPEHTGVKGTASESYTAESLRERLESELDTGGQPVQVLDFGPEELREIAVLTGGGADWLREAEAAGADAFVTGEGKQKLYHEAREAGVSVFLAGHYATETFGVQALQAEAEAWGLETTFVDHPTGL